The genome window ATCAGCTACTTTTGAGATAAGTCTCACGACTAGCCGTCGGCCCATCCCCAACAATAAAAACTGTTTTACCTTTACAGTTGTTGACATTACGAAAATCATGTGAATGGAGTTACTTTCCTCAAAACAATTCTTTTCCCCTACATATAATGGCATCGAAATGTAGTGTTTCACATGCTGCAACAACTTCAATTGCTTCCCATGTCTTATTCGATACCTTATGATAcataagaaaatcaaatttttccgtATGGTAAAGGCATATACCAGTTGAGAATGTCTTCTGGTGTTATGTCTGACCACTTGATCTAAAAACGTGGATTCGGATATCTCAATGCTTCGGAGTATTCGTAACGAGTCCTTTGTACATAATTggaatttatgtcatttagcCGTCCATCCCAGCTCCAATAACACAAACTGATAGATTTTGTTATTCTCACAAAAAGCGTTTAGATATTGGAggtttctttcttttattgtcGTCGGTGTTAAGTATTATCTAATCGCTTTGACTTATTCACGCTTATGAGCTTATTAGATTGAAACAATCATAACGAACAAAGAAGAATTAAGAAAATCGACGATAGATATTCTATTGCAACAATAACATGTTCCAATGTTATGACCTAACcgatgaacaatttttttctaatttatcataagtACATTCTGCCGAATAATATTTGCTATGAACCAAGCAAGATCCTCTTTTAGCAACAACATTTATCGCTGGTATAAAAAAGACAATCGTAAAACAATATTTGTTCCAATGAtttggttggtttttttttttgaattttttataaaacaaatttgctGAGTCTGTGTTTGCTGTTTGtttttgaggaaaaaaaatcgccaaactCATTTGATTTGACTGTGTTGACGTTGCGGTAAATAGAGAGATTTTCGCTATGAAAACATCATTTCTGGAATcttataaaattttttatttattttaattgcgGCATTAAAtacacaaaagaatttctttaattaattcaattccatCAAATGATTAAGGCATTAGATGCAACAAAAACGAAtgcgaattaaaaaaaaaacgctaaCTAATCAACCTGATTCTGCTGCTTTAATAATTTAGATAATTGTTACATatcacaaatttattatttatgacaAATATTTCTTGCCTTGGGCTTGGGTGGCAATGTTCACAACACACAATATTACGAactatttaaatatttaacctttcacaaacGGCAACTGCATGCATCAGACATCACAGTTTTCTCATCACATATGTTCCAGGGCCGATATTAAAGTTGTTTGTGAATATAGGCATTGATATGTTTTTATCGGTTTCTCCACAGAATAGTTCAGTTACACTTGTCGATGGAGACGGAAATTTCTTCAGAAAACCTCGACggggaaaattgaaaatgtcttcgacgatctcatttttcagtcaaaattcatAGAATGGGATACAGCCCGGTATTAATTGTTCATaagttaaagttttttttaaataattttattaatgttGTAACTGCTTCTCCAGGGAAAAAGACTTCATAGGGACTGAGAAGCTAAGACAATTTTAGGGTATTAGATTCCCTATCAATTCCAACACAATTAACACAATTTTACGCTTAGCTAATGTCACTAAGTCCTTATACTCATTTAGACTGCTTCTATGAATTTGTATGTAGAAATATACCAAGTGCctatttcaacatttaattcccctaaaataggccctgctgggaagtttgttttgtttagagAACCAGACGTATGTAACGAattgccggactggctcaaaaaggCACTTAAggtgaagaaatttttcgaaaggcCAGGCCGGCACTGCGGATTAGCAACTATGTCATTTGCTTCCCACACCGTTTCACAAGTCGATCGACTTTATTTCCAAGACCTAAAAATTGACCTGTTCCTGCGGCAACAAATCTCTCAATATGGGTAATGACCCATAATCCAAGTAATCGTTTCGTTGTGTTAAGTACATAGATAATCTGAGGTTTTAAATTGtgatacaaaataatttacgaGGCACGTGTTgttggaataatttttttgcaaaatatgaTTCTCAATTCATTGGGTTCAAAAGGAAATTGAGTTATTATTTACAGCCAATGTGTCTGCTGACTTAATACACTCTATACTAAATTAGGTAGACAAAGTTTTTCCGAATTATTTTGAATCGGCACAACATTTCATTGTTAACAAAAACATGTCCAAGCCACATGCtttgtagaaaaaaatgtggttgttgtttttatttaaaaaaacgcTTAAAAACTGTAATAAAAAGGTAAACAAGTAAATACAATCGAAACAAAATACACTGCCaaatcgatttatttttaGCGTTATTCCATACAAAGTCGATAAAAGTACGCCGTAATTGCAAATCGCTTTTAACCTTACATAATTGTTGAGTTTCGaggattattttttttgtttgtttgtttgtcatGACATTGTTCGCCGATTCGCGAAAAAAACATCTCTTAACCTAATTATCGTGTGCAGGTTTTTATACTGTGCACGGGAATGCTGATATCAGCGAAACAGATAGCATAATTGCTAAACTGCTAAACAATCAATTACTCACTAACCATTTCTTATTACGGTACTTTTAGGTGGTACCGGCAGTGGATCTTCAGCTGACGGTGCGTGTGTTGCCGACGATATTGAATGCTTAGAAAATGTTCACGATCGGCTCGGAATGGAGGCTATTAAATCTCTTCATCAACAACTGGACGATGATGACAATGGTAATATTGATCTGACAGAATCTGATGATGTAAGTcgttttctaaatatttttgttggcaAGCTAGttcaagaaacatttttaaattccaGTTTTTACGCGAAGAGCTCAAATACGATTCCGGCTACGAAAAAAGACATAAAACTTTTCACTACAATGATGATACACAAATTTCGGTAAAAGAGCTATGGGAAGCCTGGCTAAGATCTGAGGTAAAATTCGATTGATCAGCTGACCAAATAACCATCACGACATGGTTTCTGTCATTCTTTTTCAGGTTCACAATTGGACCGTTGAACAAACGACGGATTGGCTGTCGCAAAGTGTACAACTTCCACAGTATGTTGAGCTATTTCAGAAACATAAAGTGTCGGGTGAAACATTACCcaggtaaattaaaattgaaaatatttccagtCGCATCGTACCATTCGTGCCACCCATATTCATGTTCGCATcgattcataattttttttttcgtcagtCATCGACGAACACATAAAGTCCGAAAAATAGCAACATCATGTGTACATTGTTTCGGTAGGTCAATTATTTGTTTAGGTGACGTTCAACAATGACATCgtccatgaaattttgactacAATTCTCTATCCGCTTCCACATAATTCCTATTTCCTGCGACACGATCAGCCGACATAGTAAAATCCCTCCCTACAAAATCTAAACGTTTCAATTGAACGAACCCTTAGAGCAAACGATGTGAAACGAACGCGGTTTCACTAGAATGTCCATTAGCCGTTCTTGTGGCACGATAACGACGATAGATGTTTATAAATGATTTGCTTTCGAGTAAATATCAGCTTTTATAACTTGAAAAACAGCGTACCGCATTTACCGACAGAAAATTTGGATTCCAAATTCACCAGACACATTTTTATGTATGAAGATCATCTGTTGTTGCGTTAATTAACATAGTTTTGCATACCTATAACAACGGAACTGTATTCCATTCGACAACCgacgttgaataaattaatatcGAAAATACTTTGACGAAAGTTCTTTCTTAGTCAATGTGCAGATGTGTTGAAAATGCCCTTCGGATAGAGACTACAAGTTCAGGCACGAAAATTCCATTACAATCTATTGTTTATGTCACACAAAAGAAACCACACAAGTTTCAACAATCATTCAGATTAATTAATGCGATTTTTGTGATGCCACGTAATATTGGTTTAACACAGAAGCTTGTGTGGTTTCACTCAAAAGTGTCCGCGAAAAAAGAATCAATTTCGCATGTTTCCATCAGTGGAACTGCccacatgaaaaatttatttagcttAGCTGCAGATTATAGAACTTTCGTCTCAATCACTTATCCGAAATGGAAGAACATTACCGATAAAATCTAACTGATAATCTGAATACAATCCCTGTAATCGGATAGATATGTGCGCAGCGCATTCTGTATTAAATAGTTGACGTAACATAAACATTACTAAACATCAAACGAAAAACCCGTGCAATCATACGTCTGCCTTTGTTgttcttctctttcattttttcacaATAGACAAAAGCTGCAtacttttcattcataatttaatTACAGTGTGCAAAAGTAATTTACCATTGAAACATTGAATGAACATTTCTGgtatttttttctactttccGATGAATTAGACTTGCAGTTCATAATATGCACTATGTGAGTACTGTATTGGGTATACGCGATCCTATacataaacagaaaatagCACTGAAGGCAATGGATGTCGTTCTTTTTGGACCACCAAGaggtaaatgaaattttaagaatttttgaaattattttttcaaagatttaacCCCAAATCATTGGCGACCGCTGTATTGTCTCTATCTCTCTGTTTTATTTGTACGAAAATAGAAACGGGTACGAGATGGAAAGATTACTTTTTGGTAACGTTACTGCTAAGTGCTATCATCGGTTGTTGGTATGCCTATCAACAGAACAAGAATGCAAAACGGCATCTTCGTCGCATGGTAAAAGATATGGAGGGACTGCAGCGAGCTGAGAATGCTTTGACGGAAATGCAAAAGGTAAGCTAATTTGTTTGAAGGTTGAATCGATCTGATGTAATTATTCGCATGCAATGTTGTTATACGACGTTTTACATTGTTCATTATGATACTGGAATTACGATCAAAagtattcaacattttaattgtATTGACGAGAGATTGAGTTgtcttacaaaatttattcgttGCAGGAACTTGAATTGGCTCGCTTGGAACAGGAGAATGTAGCGACCGAAAAGCTAGACTTAGAACGACGGCTCAAAGAAGCACCGTCTCTGTCATCATCCAATTCCGATCTGGAATTGCAACAATTAAAGCAAGAGATCGAAATGCTGCGTGCCGAACTGTCACGAGCCGAAGTCGAATTGGTGGACCATTGCTGGACACCACCGCCAGCGCTGCAGTCGTGGCTGCAGCTAACTTATGAACTCGAAAGCAAGCATACGCTTAAAAAACGTGTCATGGCCGAAAAGCAGCTTCAATTGGCGCGGGAAGCATGTGAAAAGCTGAAACGGAAACGGTCCAGTTTAGTGGGAGCCTTCGTATCGACACATGGCAAGAGTATCGACGATGTCGATCGCAGTATTGTGGAAGCGAGGAATGCACTTAGCGAAGTAACGGCTGAGTTGCAGGAACGATTGCAGCGGTGGAAACAAATTGAGTCACTGTTAGGATTTAACATTGTAAATAATAATGGCTTAGCATATCTGGAGAATGTACTGTACAATAGAAATGGATCGGCGAAATCATCGAGAAgtaatttacaaacaaaaaatgattttcacatTTTGCAACTGAATTTACTAATggaaattttccgtttttttctctttttgctttcatttcaattttagatCGAATGTCCGGCAGCCAAGACGAACTTGATGATGAGTCTGTTCAAGGTAAGCCCATCTTagacaatttttcaatgttttcatcGGAGTAGcgttaaaacgaaaaaaaaaacaaaacctcttttacatttttgattttggaaGCATTACACACACCATAATTTGCTTTTCAAGTTTGTGTtaatttttcctctttttttg of Bradysia coprophila strain Holo2 chromosome X unlocalized genomic scaffold, BU_Bcop_v1 contig_26, whole genome shotgun sequence contains these proteins:
- the LOC119069088 gene encoding stromal interaction molecule homolog isoform X6 translates to MPCPLLQQSALFCCICVFATVIVVLTHGTQGHDSIQRPSIQPHHQQQQQQQQQQNLHQQHANSAHQSHASHNNHHHGGSGGHNVESRSSYAMLSQAMSQAVSHEFSGTGSGSSADGACVADDIECLENVHDRLGMEAIKSLHQQLDDDDNGNIDLTESDDFLREELKYDSGYEKRHKTFHYNDDTQISVKELWEAWLRSEVHNWTVEQTTDWLSQSVQLPQYVELFQKHKVSGETLPRLAVHNMHYVSTVLGIRDPIHKQKIALKAMDVVLFGPPRETGTRWKDYFLVTLLLSAIIGCWYAYQQNKNAKRHLRRMVKDMEGLQRAENALTEMQKELELARLEQENVATEKLDLERRLKEAPSLSSSNSDLELQQLKQEIEMLRAELSRAEVELVDHCWTPPPALQSWLQLTYELESKHTLKKRVMAEKQLQLAREACEKLKRKRSSLVGAFVSTHGKSIDDVDRSIVEARNALSEVTAELQERLQRWKQIESLLGFNIVNNNGLAYLENVLYNRNGSAKSSRNRMSGSQDELDDESVQDDDDIFY
- the LOC119069088 gene encoding stromal interaction molecule homolog isoform X1, with amino-acid sequence MPCPLLQQSALFCCICVFATVIVVLTHGTQGHDSIQRPSIQPHHQQQQQQQQQQNLHQQHANSAHQSHASHNNHHHGGSGGHNVESRSSYAMLSQAMSQAVSHEFSGTGSGSSADGACVADDIECLENVHDRLGMEAIKSLHQQLDDDDNGNIDLTESDDFLREELKYDSGYEKRHKTFHYNDDTQISVKELWEAWLRSEVHNWTVEQTTDWLSQSVQLPQYVELFQKHKVSGETLPRLAVHNMHYVSTVLGIRDPIHKQKIALKAMDVVLFGPPRETGTRWKDYFLVTLLLSAIIGCWYAYQQNKNAKRHLRRMVKDMEGLQRAENALTEMQKELELARLEQENVATEKLDLERRLKEAPSLSSSNSDLELQQLKQEIEMLRAELSRAEVELVDHCWTPPPALQSWLQLTYELESKHTLKKRVMAEKQLQLAREACEKLKRKRSSLVGAFVSTHGKSIDDVDRSIVEARNALSEVTAELQERLQRWKQIESLLGFNIVNNNGLAYLENVLYNRNGSAKSSRNRMSGSQDELDDESVQGGRVYRDDSSGSDDGEVVTFIVGSEPSSLRLSSVPISTTASSPMCYPASHSSLTSLAAQNSSHPMSTSIIESSPSVQDDNIRASPLTMNQDKVVMPLPRTKKSPATSQTSLVKSVPPPMPPPRRVNSHLSFTFNSLNRAQSSDVEPLESTASSIVSSTTSAHGDTQPEDTYSTDSSSFDGEFKKRRRKLHFPFGKKSHKNKNA
- the LOC119069088 gene encoding stromal interaction molecule homolog isoform X5, whose protein sequence is MPCPLLQQSALFCCICVFATVIVVLTHGTQGHDSIQRPSIQPHHQQQQQQQQQQNLHQQHANSAHQSHASHNNHHHGGSGGHNVESRSSYAMLSQAMSQAVSHEFSGTGSGSSADGACVADDIECLENVHDRLGMEAIKSLHQQLDDDDNGNIDLTESDDFLREELKYDSGYEKRHKTFHYNDDTQISVKELWEAWLRSEVHNWTVEQTTDWLSQSVQLPQYVELFQKHKVSGETLPRLAVHNMHYVSTVLGIRDPIHKQKIALKAMDVVLFGPPRETGTRWKDYFLVTLLLSAIIGCWYAYQQNKNAKRHLRRMVKDMEGLQRAENALTEMQKELELARLEQENVATEKLDLERRLKEAPSLSSSNSDLELQQLKQEIEMLRAELSRAEVELVDHCWTPPPALQSWLQLTYELESKHTLKKRVMAEKQLQLAREACEKLKRKRSSLVGAFVSTHGKSIDDVDRSIVEARNALSEVTAELQERLQRWKQIESLLGFNIVNNNGLAYLENVLYNRNGSAKSSRNRMSGSQDELDDESVQGKPILDNFSMFSSE
- the LOC119069088 gene encoding stromal interaction molecule homolog isoform X2, whose amino-acid sequence is MPCPLLQQSALFCCICVFATVIVVLTHGTQGHDSIQRPSIQPHHQQQQQQQQQQNLHQQHANSAHQSHASHNNHHHGGSGGHNVESRSSYAMLSQAMSQAVSHEFSGTGSGSSADGACVADDIECLENVHDRLGMEAIKSLHQQLDDDDNGNIDLTESDDFLREELKYDSGYEKRHKTFHYNDDTQISVKELWEAWLRSEVHNWTVEQTTDWLSQSVQLPQYVELFQKHKVSGETLPRLAVHNMHYVSTVLGIRDPIHKQKIALKAMDVVLFGPPRETGTRWKDYFLVTLLLSAIIGCWYAYQQNKNAKRHLRRMVKDMEGLQRAENALTEMQKELELARLEQENVATEKLDLERRLKEAPSLSSSNSDLELQQLKQEIEMLRAELSRAEVELVDHCWTPPPALQSWLQLTYELESKHTLKKRVMAEKQLQLAREACEKLKRKRSSLVGAFVSTHGKSIDDVDRSIVEARNALSEVTAELQERLQRWKQIESLLGFNIVNNNGLAYLENVLYNRNGSAKSSRNRMSGSQDELDDESVQGGRVYRDDSSGSDDGEVVTFIVGSEPSSLRLSSVPISTTASSPMCYPASHSSLTSLAAQNSSHPMSTSIIESSPSVQDDNIRASPLTMNQDKVVMPLPRTKKSPATSQTSLVKSVPPPMPPPRRVNSHLSLNRAQSSDVEPLESTASSIVSSTTSAHGDTQPEDTYSTDSSSFDGEFKKRRRKLHFPFGKKSHKNKNA
- the LOC119069088 gene encoding stromal interaction molecule homolog isoform X4, translating into MPCPLLQQSALFCCICVFATVIVVLTHGTQGHDSIQRPSIQPHHQQQQQQQQQQNLHQQHANSAHQSHASHNNHHHGGSGGHNVESRSSYAMLSQAMSQAVSHEFSGTGSGSSADGACVADDIECLENVHDRLGMEAIKSLHQQLDDDDNGNIDLTESDDFLREELKYDSGYEKRHKTFHYNDDTQISVKELWEAWLRSEVHNWTVEQTTDWLSQSVQLPQYVELFQKHKVSGETLPRLAVHNMHYVSTVLGIRDPIHKQKIALKAMDVVLFGPPRETGTRWKDYFLVTLLLSAIIGCWYAYQQNKNAKRHLRRMVKDMEGLQRAENALTEMQKELELARLEQENVATEKLDLERRLKEAPSLSSSNSDLELQQLKQEIEMLRAELSRAEVELVDHCWTPPPALQSWLQLTYELESKHTLKKRVMAEKQLQLAREACEKLKRKRSSLVGAFVSTHGKSIDDVDRSIVEARNALSEVTAELQERLQRWKQIESLLGFNIVNNNGLAYLENVLYNRNGSAKSSRNRMSGSQDELDDESVQVSPLTALTGLKAQTWSPWSPLHHPLYHQRRRHTVIPNQKTPIRPIRRASMVNSKKDVESCIFHLVRNRTKTKMRNLRGSSLSFDDTVSVKSNPF
- the LOC119069088 gene encoding stromal interaction molecule homolog isoform X3, coding for MPCPLLQQSALFCCICVFATVIVVLTHGTQGHDSIQRPSIQPHHQQQQQQQQQQNLHQQHANSAHQSHASHNNHHHGGSGGHNVESRSSYAMLSQAMSQAVSHEFSGTGSGSSADGACVADDIECLENVHDRLGMEAIKSLHQQLDDDDNGNIDLTESDDFLREELKYDSGYEKRHKTFHYNDDTQISVKELWEAWLRSEVHNWTVEQTTDWLSQSVQLPQYVELFQKHKVSGETLPRLAVHNMHYVSTVLGIRDPIHKQKIALKAMDVVLFGPPRETGTRWKDYFLVTLLLSAIIGCWYAYQQNKNAKRHLRRMVKDMEGLQRAENALTEMQKELELARLEQENVATEKLDLERRLKEAPSLSSSNSDLELQQLKQEIEMLRAELSRAEVELVDHCWTPPPALQSWLQLTYELESKHTLKKRVMAEKQLQLAREACEKLKRKRSSLVGAFVSTHGKSIDDVDRSIVEARNALSEVTAELQERLQRWKQIESLLGFNIVNNNGLAYLENVLYNRNGSAKSSRNRMSGSQDELDDESVQGGRVYRDDSSGSDDGEVVTFIVGSEPSSLRLSSVPISTTASSPMCYPASHSSLTSLAAQNSSHPMSTSIIESSPSVQDDNIRASPLTMNQDKVVMPLPRTKKSPATSQTSLVKSVPPPMPPPRRVNSHLRMNRGQTPL